A region of Leishmania panamensis strain MHOM/PA/94/PSC-1 chromosome 33 sequence DNA encodes the following proteins:
- a CDS encoding hypothetical protein (TriTrypDB/GeneDB-style sysID: LpmP.33.2590): MPTEEKATVSPTNRFATQHPSDDVSSWLRRPYTRTISKEIRTTLQLQRSFEDIREQWRDLCETYTHARVESSSCRIRQAGEAVLPHGTRGVVDRLMSQLKSVKQELLAHLSRLSGALAVLSVSLPTETSAPPLPAWVSDLMECSDPLNARTVRVAENSEAMQSYLQAIWLARRVWVWSLCFASVTMDLELLSGSVSVAAELFFGNAFATAIVIAPERNGVDHVKSDGLLLHSTYNIGGAISERLLYATVAAAASASSESGTGNAISCFDDIDSPPHILAKLDDEACEVAAFFGCSASWAKCAGDPVGGAYSMHVGPDTVAVACDDPTPLSKTCGAAPVRDIFWVQAAALCYSAIVCDDAATTRLLAVFEAAKDSFPVEEAERFAQGDFAAPLTAAKVPDQANPPRQPPALQSATVVVLLAAKLLVDEDFNALQQLLRRAGFDGGDDSRPANDEQDCSRSSLATLCPQGVLLGFLIRLLVEHVVRRRWTEHRLGQAFRPTEPLDIGAGDAAAGSGETKTSTRYRLACALANGVSRLATMEPDHLDDLTTTPTLFHGTKHLCNALQMSTLHNMGGDWPLPPALLRGVFA; this comes from the coding sequence ATGCccacagaagaaaaagcgaCAGTGAGCCCCACAAATCGCTTCGCCACTCAACATCCTAGCGATGACGTATCGAGTTGGCTTCGGCGACCCTACACGCGGACGATCTCGAAGGAGATCCGCAcgacactgcagctgcaacgcTCCTTCGAGGATATACGAGAGCAGTGGCGGGATCTATGCGAGACTTACACGCACGCAAGGGTGGAGTCTTCCTCCTGTCGCATACGGCAGGCGGGCGAGGCGGTCCTTCCACATGGCACTCGCGGTGTGGTAGATCGCCTGATGAGTCAGTTGAAGTCTGTGAAGCAGGAGTTGCTTGCGCATCTCTCGAGGCTCTCTGGCGCACTCGCCGTGCTCTCTGTATCGCTACCGACAGAAACCTCGGCGCCCCCGTTGCCTGCCTGGGTGAGCGACCTGATGGAGTGCAGCGATCCGCTCAACGCGCGTACGGTTCGCGTGGCGGAGAACTCGGAAGCGATGCAAAGTTACCTGCAGGCGATTTGGCTGGCGCGGcgagtgtgggtgtggtcGCTCTGCTTTGCGAGCGTCACGATGGACCTAGAGCTGCTGTCGGGCAGCGTCAGTGTCGCCGCGGAGCTCTTTTTTGGGAATGCCTTCGCCACAGCCATAGTCATAGCCCCAGAGCGAAATGGGGTTGATCATGTGAAGAGCGATGGGCTTCTTCTCCACAGCACCTACAACATAGGTGGCGCCATTTCAGAGAGGCTCCTTTATGCGActgtagcagcagcagcgtcagcgtcCTCTGAGAGCGGAACAGGCAACGCGATTTCCTGCTTTGATGATATCGATTCGCCACCGCACATCTTGGCCAAACTGGATGATGAGGCGTGCGAAGTGGCTGCCTTCTTtggctgcagtgcctcgTGGGCAAAGTGTGCTGGCGACCCCGTAGGAGGAGCATACTCGATGCATGTGGGCCCAGacacggtggcggtggcgtgtgACGACCCTACCCCTTTGTCAAAGACGTGTGGAGCAGCGCCGGTACGCGACATCTTTTGGGTgcaagctgctgcgctgtgctACAGCGCCATTGTCTGCGACGACGCAGCCACCACACGTCTGCTTGCGGTATTTGAGGCGGCGAAGGACTCCTTTCCTGtggaggaagcggagaggTTCGCGCAGGGGGATTTCGCTGCACCCCTGACCGCTGCAAAAGTGCCCGATCAGGCGAACCCGCCGCGACAGCCTCCAGCGCTACAGAGCGCCACCGTAGTTGTGCTGCTCGCGGCGAAGCTCCTCGTTGACGAGGACTTCAAcgctcttcagcagcttcttcGCCGTGCTGGAttcgacggcggcgatgataGCCGCCCTGCGAATGATGAGCAGGACTGCTCGAGATCGTCGCTGGCAACACTGTGCCCACAGGGTGTTCTTCTGGGTTTCCTAATTCGCCTTTTGGTAGAGCACGTCGTGCGAAGACGATGGACAGAGCATAGGCTGGGGCAGGCTTTTCGACCCACCGAACCGTTAGATAtcggcgctggcgacgccgcggcggggTCAGGTGAAACGAAGACTTCTACTCGATATCGGCTGGCGTGTGCGCTGGCAAATGGTGTGTCACGTTTGGCGACTATGGAGCCTGACCACCTCGACGACCTCACAACCACTCCGACACTTTTCCACGGGACAAAACACCTCTGCAACGCTTTGCAGATGTCCACACTGCACAACATGGGCGGCGACTGGCCACTGCCTCCAGCACTGCTGAGGGGTGTCTTTGCGTAG
- a CDS encoding recombinase rad51, putative (TriTrypDB/GeneDB-style sysID: LpmP.33.2600), which yields MALIECSESLSSATKAKLRDAGILYVSDVVALLSSKCYRAGDDSEDQVLSVLRHPSALLRHQVSRSDSCPPRRLKPDTPGESGGAFDDQSEPAHVSALRETAMRSTLRKVAGASRFLNLTEDEVNEIVEMAIHATVMADEASKKHSVTASSAQGRHSSYGALSSSPPRPPESPSRFTNSAHNTRENAHATDSHTGAIPGCRTLRELYAEVEARQARGLPTHVTTFSRQLDGILGGGIPVDGVTEISGPPGVGKTQLLMQLAVSCAMPVEFGGMGGACLFVDTEGSFVVERLEQMATAAVSLVRTILFSRSSLPRSETAAAPPAATRQPPGSHRKRCRSPPLEPHTVPYSHGSCPNMGGIPGIQEEFTVESVLQRVHYVRVTDLAGLLALLYSLPSWLEEERSDEAKAVDTGSTAATSTCSSRQDKSADSGVRATVRMVLIDSIALPFRSSDDFHRGNFGRSTSGGGDSAMDLLSCTGRGAAPNSLLLQSPYGLLSKHGLWQRSRLLFQCSTLLEHVAATFQLAIVVTNHMTTKTLRDVALNHTTNGSATEGSACSAAAAEGNAGQLRQSVLVPALGDMWSHGLSTRLLLSFHHYDIPVCSFVDLPTSPTTATVCTEDVVYSLTARQQASLRSVAQHRVVRVLKCSGQPRREACFLITSKGIRDACKDMVSQRFANSVGSSESHQ from the coding sequence ATGGCACTGATCGAGTGCTCCGAGTCGCTTTCTTCCGCCACAAAGGCGAAGCTGCGGGACGCCGGCATCCTCTACGTTTCGGACGTagtcgccctcctctcctctaaGTGTTACCGCGCTGGTGATGACAGCGAGGACCAGGTGCTTTCAGTGTTGCGGCATCCCAGCGCCCTATTGAGGCATCAAGTATCAAGGAGCGATTCCTGTCCGCCGCGCCGACTGAAACCTGATACTCCCGGAGAGAGTGGTGGCGCTTTCGATGATCAGAGCGAGCCAGCCCACGTCTCGGCGCTGCGAGAGACGGCGATGCGATCGACTCTCCGCAAAGTGGCTGGCGCGTCAAGGTTTCTGAATCTTACCGAGGACGAGGTGAACGAGATTGTGGAAATGGCGATACACGCCACAGTAATGGCCGACGAGGCCTCTAAGAAACATAGTGTTACTGCTTCAAGCGCGCAAGGGAGGCATTCCTCTTATGGCGCGTTatcctcttcgcctcctcgtcctccggAGTCCCCATCTCGGTTCACTAACTCTGCGCACAACACACGCGAGAACGCCCATGCGACTGACAGTCACACTGGTGCAATCCCGGGGTGTCGTACGCTACGTGAGCTCTATGCGGAGGTCGAGGCCCGGCAAGCACGGGGTCTTCCGACCCATGTGACAACCTTTTCTCGCCAACTCGACGGCATACTTGGCGGTGGCATTCCTGTTGATGGCGTGACCGAGATCAGTGGCCCTCCTGGTGTTGGGAAGACACAGCTGCTAATGCAGTTAGCTGTTAGCTGTGCCATGCCAGTAGAGTTCGGAGGGATGGGTGGGGCGTGCCTGTTCGTGGATACAGAGGGCAGCTTTGTAGTGGAGCGCTTAGAACagatggcgacggcggcggtgtcgctcGTGCGCACCATTCTGTTCTCTCGATCGTCGCTGCCACGAAGTGAGacggccgctgcgccaccagcagctACGCGACAGCCTCCCGGCTCGCATAGAAAGCGATGCCGATCCCCACCACTGGAGCCCCACACGGTGCCGTATTCACACGGCAGTTGCCCGAACATGGGGGGCATACCAGGTATTCAGGAGGAGTTTACTGTGGAGTCCGTGCTGCAACGCGTGCACTACGTTCGGGTAACAGACCTGGCAGGACTACTCGCGCTGCTATACAGTCTGCCGTCGTGGcttgaggaggagcgcagcgacgaggcgaaGGCTGTTGACACGGGGAGCACAGCTGCTACGTCGACATGCTCTTCAAGGCAGGACAAGAGCGCAGACAGCGGTGTGCGCGCGACAGTGCGGATGGTGCTGATCGACTCTATCGCGCTGCCGTTTCGCTCCTCTGACGACTTCCATAGAGGCAATTTCGGGAGGAGCAcaagtggtggtggggacaGCGCCATGGATCTACTCAGCTGCAcaggcagaggtgccgcGCCTAACAGCCTCCTCTTGCAGTCCCCCTACGGGCTCTTGTCGAAGCACGGACTCTGGCAACGCTCGCGGCTGTTGTTTCAGTGCAGTACGCTGTTGGAGCACGTGGCAGCTACATTTCAGCTGGCTATCGTGGTGACCAATCACATGACAACCAAGACACTGCGCGACGTTGCCTTGAATCACACCACCAACGGAAGCGCAACAGAAGGATCCgcttgctctgctgcagctgctgagggCAACGCCGGccagctgcggcagagcGTTCTCGTTCCGGCCCTCGGCGACATGTGGAGTCATGGCCTCTCTACACGGCTTCTGCTTTCTTTTCATCACTACGATATCCCAGTCTGCAGTTTTGTCGATCTACCAACTTCTCCGACGACCGCTACAGTCTGCACAGAAGATGTCGTCTACTCCCTgacagcacggcagcaggcTTCTTTACGCagcgtcgcgcagcaccgggTGGTGCGGGTGCTCAAGTGCAGTGGCCAGCCGAGGCGAGAAGCGTGCTTCCTTATCACATCGAAGGGGATCCGTGATGCTTGCAAGGACATGGTGTCGCAGCGTTTTGCCAACAGTGTTGGTTCCAGCGAGTCGCACCAATAG